The following are encoded together in the Kribbella voronezhensis genome:
- a CDS encoding ABC transporter substrate-binding protein, with translation MQWKRITAVAATVMLAAVACGSPSSNNNSGGGKVQEGTTQEKATDPTAKGPAAEIDGAKKGGTVTILSDVTPDTFDPTNIYYVDGNQIGKLFYRALTQYKLDEKTGKPVLVPDLAEDLGTKSADGLTWTFKLKQGIKYSDGSPVKAEDYAYSIKRSFAHELYDSGPTYQIQFFKDGEKYKGPYAAGGDNYSGVETPDQNTLVIHLAKKFDDLPFYAAFPLFTPIPKAKDTQKNYEQKPLATGPYMVQSYNAGTSLNLVKNPNWDPNTDPVRHQYVDGYNFKFSQDLIKAQRQVLASNGPDANALSYSNLDTSLLPEVKDQSQLVKGDGPCTITLPMDTRKIPLEVRKLVAAAYPYDAWRKVAGLNSNDSPPASTILPRAVPGFEKYELPGLNGTGKGAQDPAVAADVKAKLQALGKSGFELSQYYSIDDKISTQVFQLRKQVFEAAGFKYKGIGVAKAKIRTYTGDQNAPVNIGKTPAGWCSDWPSGTSWFPVLFKSDAIALGNSIGQLQDKTLDAEIDRVTALDPNAQLKEWGKIDKMILEKYLPAIPLYYSASDFPIGKNLGHVINDVTQGMPEFTSIYVKQP, from the coding sequence ATGCAGTGGAAACGGATCACCGCGGTGGCGGCAACGGTCATGCTGGCCGCGGTTGCCTGCGGCAGCCCGTCGTCGAACAACAACTCTGGTGGTGGCAAGGTCCAAGAGGGCACCACCCAGGAGAAGGCGACCGACCCGACTGCCAAGGGGCCGGCGGCAGAGATCGATGGTGCCAAGAAGGGCGGCACCGTCACGATCCTGTCCGACGTCACGCCGGACACGTTCGACCCGACGAACATCTACTACGTCGACGGAAACCAGATCGGCAAGCTGTTCTACCGGGCCCTGACCCAGTACAAGCTGGACGAGAAGACCGGTAAGCCTGTCCTGGTGCCGGACCTCGCCGAGGACCTGGGCACGAAGTCGGCCGACGGCCTGACCTGGACGTTCAAGCTGAAGCAGGGCATCAAGTACAGCGACGGCTCCCCGGTCAAGGCCGAGGACTACGCGTACTCGATCAAGCGCTCCTTCGCGCACGAGCTCTACGACTCGGGACCCACGTACCAGATCCAGTTCTTCAAGGACGGCGAGAAGTACAAGGGCCCGTACGCCGCCGGTGGTGACAACTACTCCGGTGTCGAGACGCCGGACCAGAACACCCTGGTCATCCACCTCGCCAAGAAGTTCGACGACCTTCCGTTCTACGCGGCGTTCCCGCTGTTCACGCCGATCCCGAAGGCCAAGGACACCCAGAAGAACTACGAGCAGAAGCCGCTGGCGACCGGTCCGTACATGGTCCAGTCCTACAACGCCGGCACCTCGCTCAACCTGGTGAAGAACCCGAACTGGGACCCGAACACCGACCCGGTGCGGCACCAGTACGTCGACGGCTACAACTTCAAGTTCAGCCAGGACCTGATCAAGGCCCAGCGTCAGGTGCTGGCCAGCAACGGTCCGGACGCCAACGCGCTGAGCTACAGCAACCTCGACACCTCGCTGCTGCCTGAGGTCAAGGACCAGAGCCAGTTGGTCAAGGGTGACGGACCGTGCACCATCACGCTCCCGATGGACACCCGGAAGATCCCGCTGGAGGTCCGCAAGCTGGTCGCCGCGGCCTACCCGTACGACGCGTGGCGCAAGGTCGCGGGTCTGAACTCCAACGACTCGCCGCCTGCCTCGACGATTCTGCCGCGGGCCGTTCCCGGCTTCGAGAAGTACGAACTGCCGGGCCTGAACGGCACCGGCAAGGGCGCCCAGGACCCCGCGGTCGCCGCGGACGTCAAGGCGAAGCTGCAGGCGCTCGGCAAGTCGGGCTTCGAGCTCAGCCAGTACTACTCGATCGACGACAAGATCTCGACGCAGGTCTTCCAGCTGCGCAAGCAGGTCTTCGAGGCGGCCGGGTTCAAGTACAAGGGCATCGGTGTCGCCAAGGCCAAGATCCGCACCTACACCGGTGACCAGAACGCTCCGGTCAACATCGGCAAGACCCCGGCCGGCTGGTGCTCCGACTGGCCGAGCGGCACCAGCTGGTTCCCGGTGCTGTTCAAGTCCGACGCGATTGCCCTGGGCAACAGCATCGGTCAGCTCCAGGACAAGACGCTGGACGCCGAGATCGACCGCGTCACCGCGCTCGACCCGAACGCCCAGCTGAAGGAGTGGGGCAAGATCGACAAGATGATCCTCGAGAAGTACCTTCCGGCCATTCCGTTGTACTACAGCGCCTCGGACTTCCCGATCGGGAAGAACCTCGGCCACGTGATCAACGACGTGACGCAGGGTATGCCCGAGTTCACCTCGATCTACGTCAAGCAGCCCTGA
- a CDS encoding ABC transporter permease, with amino-acid sequence MSIGSPDSTVGVEDHPASAEPVRAATVAHGKSPTRIAMDRLRKDKLAMVCVGIIVLFILVAVFAPLLAKLEGQTFNAFHTDLVDEFGFPTTGPNSQHWLGVEPKTGRDNFARWVYGARPSLIVAFSATLFGTAVGVVAGLLAGFLGGWTDRIISWIIDFVLSLPYLLFAIALVPIVESMRGGSFNLTPEEQASTRFYVLIFVLSFFGWAGLARIIRGEVLSLREREFVLAAKAIGVPTRQVLFKELLPNLVAPIVISASLSLPAYVTAEAGLSFLGVGLVEPVPSWGQTIAVATNWFKADPIFLWLPVVGITALVLSMALLGDAVRDAFDPKTRR; translated from the coding sequence ATGAGTATTGGGTCACCTGACTCGACCGTAGGTGTCGAGGACCACCCGGCGTCGGCTGAGCCGGTCCGTGCGGCGACGGTCGCGCACGGCAAGTCTCCGACCCGGATCGCAATGGACCGGCTCCGCAAGGACAAGCTGGCCATGGTGTGCGTGGGCATCATCGTGCTCTTCATCCTGGTGGCGGTCTTCGCGCCGTTGCTGGCCAAGCTCGAGGGGCAGACCTTCAACGCGTTCCACACCGACCTGGTGGACGAGTTCGGCTTCCCGACCACCGGCCCGAACTCGCAGCACTGGCTGGGCGTCGAGCCGAAGACCGGCCGGGACAACTTCGCCCGCTGGGTCTACGGCGCGCGTCCGTCGCTGATCGTCGCCTTCTCGGCGACCTTGTTCGGCACCGCCGTCGGTGTGGTCGCGGGCCTGCTGGCCGGCTTCCTCGGCGGCTGGACCGACCGGATCATCTCCTGGATCATCGACTTCGTCCTGAGCCTGCCCTACCTGCTCTTCGCGATCGCGCTGGTGCCGATCGTGGAGTCGATGCGCGGCGGGTCGTTCAACCTGACGCCGGAAGAACAGGCCTCGACCCGGTTCTACGTCTTGATCTTCGTCCTCTCGTTCTTCGGCTGGGCCGGTCTGGCCCGGATCATCCGCGGTGAGGTGCTCTCGCTGCGGGAACGGGAGTTCGTGCTTGCTGCCAAGGCGATCGGGGTGCCCACCCGGCAGGTCCTGTTCAAGGAACTGCTGCCCAACCTGGTGGCGCCGATCGTCATCTCGGCCTCGCTCTCGCTGCCCGCCTATGTGACGGCGGAAGCAGGTCTTTCCTTCCTCGGAGTCGGTCTGGTCGAACCGGTTCCGTCCTGGGGCCAGACCATCGCGGTTGCCACGAACTGGTTCAAAGCGGACCCGATCTTCTTGTGGCTCCCGGTGGTCGGCATCACCGCTCTGGTGCTGTCGATGGCCCTTCTCGGCGACGCCGTCCGCGACGCCTTCGACCCCAAGACTCGCCGGTAG
- a CDS encoding AfsR/SARP family transcriptional regulator — MTADVEYRLLGPVQLRAGGRPVELKRRQERLLLAILLLEPGKVVPAERLVGLLWPEEGPGHPKRALQVYASRLRAVLAKVDPETRLEGGAEGYAVLGPAGRTDWELFEALVREAKATQDLERRRKVLLDALALWRGPALAEVTEEHVRRRLAAGLDEARWEAQELRVAAELELGRHQDLLPELADLSTALPFRETIASAYMLALYRSGRQADALAVYTDLVRRLADELGTTPGESVQELQLAILRQDSALDLQSKNQPLHQLPADNGSLRGHGALLGELMAELSRSGRPDGVPAVVCLYGAGRSAVAIRLAHQVAREYPDGQLFARLQDSSGEPVPAQAVLGSLLRSLGVDDADRPPSVEERASVLRSRLAGRSVLLVLDEAADAGQLRPLLPADGRCAVIVTAKQPLLGLEDAVQREVRSDLRRA, encoded by the coding sequence ATGACCGCGGACGTCGAGTACCGGTTGCTGGGACCCGTGCAACTGCGGGCAGGTGGCCGGCCGGTTGAACTCAAGCGGCGCCAGGAGCGGTTGCTGTTGGCGATTCTGTTGCTCGAGCCGGGGAAGGTGGTGCCGGCCGAGCGGCTCGTGGGGCTGCTGTGGCCGGAGGAGGGGCCGGGCCATCCCAAGCGGGCTCTGCAGGTGTACGCATCGCGGTTGAGGGCTGTGCTGGCCAAGGTCGATCCGGAGACCCGTCTGGAGGGTGGAGCCGAGGGGTACGCAGTACTGGGGCCTGCGGGGCGGACGGACTGGGAGCTGTTCGAGGCGCTTGTTCGGGAGGCGAAGGCGACGCAGGATCTGGAGCGGCGCCGGAAGGTGCTGCTGGATGCGTTGGCGCTCTGGCGCGGCCCTGCGCTGGCAGAGGTGACGGAGGAGCACGTACGCCGACGGCTCGCTGCCGGCCTCGACGAAGCTCGCTGGGAGGCGCAGGAACTTCGTGTGGCCGCCGAACTGGAGCTAGGGCGGCACCAGGACCTTCTGCCCGAGTTGGCCGATCTCAGCACAGCATTGCCGTTCCGGGAGACCATCGCGTCGGCGTACATGCTGGCCCTGTACCGGTCCGGGCGACAGGCGGATGCGCTGGCTGTCTATACAGACCTGGTACGTCGTCTGGCCGACGAGCTCGGGACAACGCCCGGTGAGAGCGTCCAGGAACTCCAGTTGGCGATCTTGCGGCAGGACTCTGCCCTGGACCTGCAGTCAAAGAACCAGCCTCTCCACCAGCTACCCGCCGACAACGGCTCGCTACGGGGACATGGCGCGCTACTGGGCGAGCTCATGGCTGAGCTGAGCCGTTCGGGCCGGCCGGACGGCGTACCGGCGGTCGTCTGTCTGTACGGCGCCGGTAGGTCCGCGGTGGCGATCAGGCTGGCGCATCAAGTCGCGAGGGAGTACCCGGATGGACAGCTCTTCGCCCGCCTCCAGGACAGCTCAGGCGAACCCGTACCTGCCCAGGCCGTGCTCGGCAGCCTGCTGCGCTCGCTCGGGGTCGACGACGCGGACCGGCCGCCCTCGGTCGAGGAGCGGGCGAGCGTACTGCGCAGCAGGCTGGCCGGCAGGTCAGTACTACTCGTGCTGGACGAGGCCGCAGACGCGGGCCAGCTTCGGCCGCTGCTGCCGGCCGATGGGCGATGCGCGGTGATCGTCACGGCGAAGCAACCGTTGCTCGGACTCGAGGACGCCGTCCAACGGGAAGTCCGGTCCGACCTCCGGAGGGCTTGA